In a single window of the candidate division WOR-1 bacterium RIFOXYB2_FULL_36_35 genome:
- a CDS encoding 50S ribosomal protein L36, whose translation MKVRASVKKMCVKCKIIRRKGVVRVICENPKHKQRQG comes from the coding sequence ATGAAGGTTAGGGCATCAGTAAAAAAAATGTGTGTGAAATGTAAAATTATTCGTCGCAAAGGCGTGGTACGGGTTATTTGTGAAAATCCAAAACACAAACAAAGACAGGGATGA
- a CDS encoding translation initiation factor IF-1 → MGNKDVIELEGEVVEALPNALFRVKVETGQIVLAHVSGKIRKNFIRILPGDKVKIELSPYDLTRGRITYRAR, encoded by the coding sequence ATGGGAAATAAGGATGTTATTGAATTGGAGGGTGAAGTTGTTGAAGCTTTACCCAATGCTTTGTTTAGAGTAAAAGTTGAGACAGGGCAAATAGTATTAGCGCATGTTTCTGGTAAGATAAGAAAAAATTTTATTCGTATTTTACCCGGGGATAAAGTTAAAATCGAGCTTTCTCCCTATGATTTAACAAGAGGTAGAATTACATATAGAGCGAGGTAA